One genomic region from Aggregicoccus sp. 17bor-14 encodes:
- a CDS encoding polysaccharide biosynthesis tyrosine autokinase yields the protein MRNLSSPRAPLPLSALKAPVRAEREVPGIQRDLQRCLNLVLDYRWSILAITLLAAALGTLYALVATPIYRANVMLQVEPDNQGLRGLEELLEERNPQVDTELKIISSRSLLSKVVSEQHLDVQVRPRYFPLVGAALARRVPQGTPAAPPVGALGHFAWGGERLRVAKLEVPEALLDEPLTLVAREGGVYQLLGPDGDLLVAGRVGAEAVAPNRLRVQVAELTARPGTRFRVVKRPLLSVVEDLQAALRLSEQGTKTGIVSMSLQGSDPAQLSRTLDVLSARYVEQNVERHSEEAAKTLSFLESQLPLVRRELGNAERSLNAHRTQQGSVDLGMEAKAVLDKSVELERSLSQASLERSELRQRFTVNHPQVIAAGRKLAQLEAERDEVNTELRRLPAAEMQTAQLTRDVKVANEVYLMLSNKAEEYRVLKSSTVGNVRILDPASVSRRPVEPRRGSVMLLSLLLGLACGLGAAVVRRLLNDGVSDPAAIESELGVPVYATVPMSGAQSHHTRQGTGLTAALAPVPLLARTRPRDLAVESLRSLRTSLQFALADAPNNVLAITGPSPGVGKSFVSVNLAAVLADLGKRILLVDGDLRAGWLHRYFGTERTRGLSEVISGTVELASAVRLAPEHGLHFLPTGILPPNPSELLMSDRFAALVQRFGDEYDLVVIDTPPVLAVSDGVIVGRHAGVNLVVLRAGRHPMREIALTLNRLEHAGVLVQGIVFNAVPRSTLRQAMSGVYQYAYPPAPHPAGGPG from the coding sequence ATGAGAAACCTCAGCTCTCCCCGCGCGCCGCTGCCGCTCAGCGCGCTCAAGGCCCCGGTGCGCGCCGAGCGGGAGGTGCCGGGCATCCAGCGCGACCTGCAGCGCTGCCTCAACCTGGTGCTCGACTACCGCTGGTCCATCCTGGCGATCACCCTGCTCGCCGCGGCGCTCGGCACCCTCTACGCGCTCGTGGCGACGCCCATCTACCGCGCCAACGTGATGCTCCAGGTGGAGCCGGACAACCAGGGCCTGCGCGGGCTCGAGGAGCTGCTCGAGGAGCGCAACCCGCAGGTGGACACGGAGCTGAAGATCATCAGCTCGCGCTCGCTGCTCTCCAAGGTGGTGAGCGAGCAGCACCTGGACGTGCAGGTGCGGCCCCGCTACTTCCCCCTCGTGGGCGCCGCGCTCGCGCGCCGCGTCCCGCAGGGCACGCCCGCGGCGCCGCCCGTGGGCGCGCTCGGCCACTTCGCGTGGGGCGGCGAGCGGCTCCGGGTGGCGAAGCTGGAGGTGCCCGAGGCGCTGCTGGACGAGCCCCTCACGCTCGTCGCGCGCGAGGGCGGGGTGTACCAGCTGCTGGGCCCGGACGGGGACCTGCTGGTCGCGGGGCGCGTGGGCGCGGAGGCGGTGGCGCCGAACCGGCTGCGGGTGCAGGTGGCGGAGCTCACCGCGCGGCCCGGCACCCGCTTCCGGGTGGTGAAGCGCCCGCTGCTCTCCGTGGTGGAGGACCTGCAGGCCGCGCTGCGGCTGAGCGAGCAGGGCACGAAGACCGGCATCGTGAGCATGTCCCTGCAGGGCAGCGACCCCGCGCAGCTCTCGCGCACGCTCGACGTGCTCTCCGCGCGCTACGTGGAGCAGAACGTGGAGCGGCACTCGGAGGAGGCGGCCAAGACGCTCTCCTTCCTCGAGTCGCAGCTGCCGCTGGTGCGCCGCGAGCTGGGCAACGCCGAGCGCAGCCTCAACGCGCACCGCACCCAGCAGGGCAGCGTGGACCTCGGGATGGAGGCGAAGGCGGTGCTGGACAAGAGCGTGGAGCTGGAGCGCAGCCTCTCGCAGGCCTCGCTCGAGCGCTCCGAGCTGCGCCAGCGCTTCACGGTGAACCACCCCCAGGTCATCGCCGCCGGGCGCAAGCTGGCGCAGCTGGAGGCCGAGCGCGACGAGGTCAACACCGAGCTGCGGCGCCTGCCGGCCGCGGAGATGCAGACCGCGCAGCTCACGCGCGACGTGAAGGTGGCCAACGAGGTCTACCTCATGCTCAGCAACAAGGCGGAGGAGTACCGGGTCCTCAAGTCGAGCACCGTGGGCAACGTGCGCATCCTGGACCCGGCCTCCGTGTCGCGCCGGCCGGTGGAGCCGCGGCGCGGGTCGGTGATGCTGCTCAGCCTGCTGCTCGGCCTCGCCTGCGGCCTGGGCGCGGCCGTGGTGCGCCGCCTGCTCAACGACGGGGTCTCGGACCCGGCGGCGATCGAGTCCGAGCTGGGCGTGCCCGTCTACGCCACCGTGCCGATGAGCGGCGCCCAGTCCCACCACACGCGCCAGGGCACGGGCCTCACCGCCGCGCTCGCGCCGGTGCCGCTGCTCGCGCGCACCCGCCCGCGCGACCTGGCGGTGGAGAGCCTGCGCTCCCTGCGCACCAGCCTGCAGTTCGCGCTGGCGGACGCGCCGAACAACGTGCTGGCCATCACCGGGCCCAGCCCCGGGGTGGGCAAGAGCTTCGTCTCGGTCAACCTCGCGGCGGTGCTCGCCGACCTGGGCAAGCGCATCCTGCTGGTGGACGGGGACCTGCGCGCCGGCTGGCTGCACCGCTACTTCGGCACGGAGCGCACCCGGGGGCTGAGCGAGGTCATCAGCGGCACGGTGGAGCTCGCCAGCGCGGTGCGGCTCGCGCCGGAGCACGGCCTGCACTTCCTGCCCACCGGCATTCTGCCGCCCAACCCCTCCGAGCTGCTGATGAGCGACCGCTTCGCCGCGCTCGTGCAGCGCTTCGGGGACGAGTACGACCTGGTGGTCATCGACACGCCGCCCGTGCTCGCGGTGTCCGACGGGGTCATCGTGGGGCGGCACGCCGGGGTGAACCTGGTGGTGCTGCGCGCCGGGCGCCACCCGATGCGCGAGATCGCCCTCACGCTCAACCGGCTCGAGCACGCGGGCGTGCTCGTGCAGGGCATCGTCTTCAACGCGGTGCCGCGCTCCACGCTGCGCCAGGCGATGAGCGGGGTGTACCAGTACGCCTACCCGCCCGCGCCCCACCCGGCAGGGGGGCCGGGGTGA
- a CDS encoding lipopolysaccharide biosynthesis protein — MAHDPLPRPAATPLWRPQPARAGTLSLRAGALWALGGSAASAGGQWLFIVLLAKLTRPEEVGHYALALALTAPAVMLLNLQLRALIASDATGAFRFADYLSLRLFTTLLGLAGSLVVAGLLGYRGAVFALIAAVALGKALDAVADVLAGAQQQHERLDRVSTSALLKALLGLLGAAAVLRGGGGAAAAGAAMAGLNALVLLLYDLPMAARVLEGAGALRPRLRWGVLRQLAVLALPLGVVMLLVSLIANVPRYFIEHRWGATELGVYSALAYVLTAGMLAVSAAGQAATPRLARAYAQGRRDLFVPLCGWLMAVALAMGVGGVAAAALFGRELLTLLYTPTYAARQHTFVLVMVGAAVSFLAGALGSIVTAARVLRAQVPLCLAVLAVTTLASAAWVPGRGADGAALATLCGFLVQLGGFALLYRRALAGLARSSRGTTEEGGPGAGGFPPRRRTPPRGLA, encoded by the coding sequence ATGGCGCACGACCCCCTGCCCCGCCCCGCCGCGACGCCCCTCTGGCGGCCGCAGCCCGCGCGCGCCGGGACGCTCTCGCTGCGCGCCGGGGCCCTGTGGGCGCTGGGGGGCAGCGCGGCCTCGGCGGGCGGGCAGTGGCTCTTCATCGTCCTGCTGGCCAAGCTCACCCGCCCCGAGGAGGTGGGGCACTACGCGCTCGCGCTCGCGCTCACCGCGCCCGCGGTGATGCTGCTCAACCTGCAGCTGCGCGCGCTCATCGCCTCGGACGCGACGGGGGCCTTCCGCTTCGCGGACTACCTCTCGCTGCGGCTGTTCACCACGCTGCTGGGGCTCGCGGGCAGCCTCGTGGTGGCGGGGCTGCTGGGCTACCGGGGCGCCGTCTTCGCGCTCATCGCGGCCGTGGCCCTGGGCAAGGCGCTGGACGCGGTGGCGGACGTGCTCGCCGGCGCGCAGCAGCAGCACGAGCGGCTCGACCGCGTCTCCACCTCCGCGCTGCTCAAGGCGCTGCTGGGGTTGCTCGGGGCCGCGGCGGTGCTGCGCGGGGGCGGGGGGGCGGCGGCGGCAGGCGCTGCCATGGCGGGCCTCAACGCGCTGGTGCTGCTGCTCTACGACCTGCCCATGGCGGCGCGCGTGCTGGAGGGCGCGGGGGCACTGCGGCCGCGGCTGCGCTGGGGCGTGCTGCGCCAGCTCGCGGTGCTCGCCCTGCCGCTGGGCGTGGTGATGCTGCTGGTGAGCCTCATCGCCAACGTGCCGCGCTACTTCATCGAGCACCGCTGGGGCGCCACGGAGCTGGGCGTCTACTCCGCGCTCGCGTACGTCCTCACCGCGGGGATGCTCGCGGTGAGCGCCGCGGGGCAGGCGGCTACGCCGCGGCTCGCGCGCGCCTACGCGCAGGGCCGGCGCGACCTGTTCGTGCCCCTGTGCGGGTGGCTGATGGCGGTGGCGCTGGCGATGGGGGTGGGCGGGGTGGCGGCCGCGGCGCTGTTCGGGCGCGAGCTGCTCACGCTGCTCTACACCCCGACCTACGCCGCGCGGCAGCACACCTTCGTGCTGGTGATGGTGGGCGCCGCCGTGAGCTTCCTGGCGGGCGCTCTGGGCAGCATCGTCACGGCGGCGCGCGTGCTGCGCGCCCAGGTGCCGCTGTGCCTCGCGGTGCTCGCGGTCACCACCCTGGCCAGCGCGGCGTGGGTGCCCGGCCGGGGGGCGGACGGCGCCGCGCTGGCCACGCTGTGCGGCTTCCTCGTGCAGCTCGGGGGCTTCGCGCTCCTGTACCGGCGCGCGCTCGCGGGGCTCGCCCGCTCGTCCCGCGGGACAACGGAGGAAGGGGGCCCGGGCGCGGGCGGGTTCCCACCACGACGCCGCACGCCGCCCCGGGGCCTCGCCTGA
- a CDS encoding glycosyltransferase, which translates to MSCQMQDPRPGPLRVLHVLNVMDRAGAETWLMHMARGLDPARVRMDFLVHAGRPGAYDAELQRLGCRVLSSPLTRAGLPRYVLRLWRLLRRERYDVVHSHVHLFSGVTLLVARAAGVPVRLAHSHTDASAVEEGASPLRRAYRSLMRALVRREATGGLACSAPAGRDLFGAGWGRDPRWRTLYCGIGLGAFEGACDARALRASLGLAPDELVLGHVGRFIPLKNHAFVVEVARELARLHPRVRLLLVGEGPLQAEVQRQVEASGLGPRTLFLRARPDVPALMRGAMDVLLLPSEREGLPLVGLEAQAAGLPLLVSDAVTPEVAVVPGLVRFLPLARPAADWAAEALALAQRPRPADALARLRQSPFTLEASRAGLEQAYGLAPRAPAPRPARALRPAPPLPA; encoded by the coding sequence GTGAGCTGCCAGATGCAGGACCCGCGGCCAGGCCCGCTGCGCGTGCTGCACGTGCTCAACGTGATGGACCGCGCGGGGGCGGAGACCTGGCTGATGCACATGGCGCGCGGCCTGGACCCCGCGCGCGTGCGCATGGACTTCCTCGTGCACGCGGGGCGGCCGGGCGCCTACGACGCCGAGCTGCAGCGCCTGGGCTGCCGCGTGCTCTCCTCTCCGCTCACGCGCGCGGGGCTGCCGCGCTACGTGCTGCGGCTGTGGCGGCTGCTGCGGCGCGAGCGCTACGACGTGGTGCACAGCCACGTGCACCTCTTCAGCGGGGTGACGCTGCTCGTGGCGCGGGCGGCCGGCGTGCCGGTGCGGCTCGCGCACAGCCACACGGATGCGAGCGCCGTCGAGGAGGGGGCCTCGCCGCTGCGCCGCGCCTACCGGTCGCTGATGCGCGCGCTGGTGCGCCGCGAGGCCACGGGGGGACTCGCCTGCTCGGCCCCGGCGGGCAGGGACCTCTTCGGCGCGGGCTGGGGGAGGGACCCCCGCTGGCGCACGCTCTACTGCGGCATCGGGCTGGGCGCCTTCGAGGGGGCCTGCGACGCGCGCGCCCTGCGCGCCTCGCTGGGCCTCGCTCCGGACGAGCTGGTGCTGGGGCACGTGGGCCGCTTCATCCCGCTCAAGAACCACGCCTTCGTGGTGGAGGTGGCGCGCGAGCTGGCGCGCCTCCACCCGCGGGTGCGCCTGCTGCTGGTGGGGGAGGGGCCGCTGCAGGCCGAGGTGCAGCGGCAGGTGGAGGCGAGCGGGCTCGGGCCGCGCACGCTCTTCCTGCGCGCGCGCCCGGACGTCCCGGCGCTGATGCGCGGCGCGATGGACGTGCTCCTGCTCCCCTCGGAGCGCGAGGGGCTGCCGCTGGTGGGGCTGGAGGCGCAGGCCGCAGGGCTGCCCCTGCTGGTGTCGGACGCGGTGACGCCGGAGGTCGCGGTGGTGCCGGGCCTCGTGCGCTTCCTGCCGCTCGCGAGGCCGGCGGCGGACTGGGCCGCCGAGGCGCTCGCGCTCGCGCAGCGCCCGCGGCCGGCGGACGCGCTCGCGCGGCTGCGGCAGAGCCCGTTCACGCTGGAGGCGAGCCGGGCAGGGCTCGAGCAGGCGTACGGGCTCGCCCCGCGCGCCCCGGCACCGCGGCCCGCACGAGCCCTGCGACCCGCGCCACCTCTTCCGGCGTGA
- a CDS encoding sugar transferase, whose translation MTSQTLERPLQRAQPRALLPAPQRAGRAAQGRPPTASRRSDRVKRALDVVLSAAGLVVGAPLLLPAMLAVRATMGPPALFRQLRPGLGGRPFELVKLRTMRPPRPGEDGVDSGSDAARLTRLGALLRRASIDELPTLLNVLRGDMSLVGPRPLLMHYLPRYSPEQARRHEVKPGITGLAQVLGRNALSWEEKLALDVRYVEERSLWLDLKILALTVRTVLRRDGVSHEGHVTMPEFLGTAAGAARLH comes from the coding sequence ATGACCTCCCAGACCCTCGAGCGCCCGCTGCAGCGAGCGCAGCCGCGCGCACTCCTCCCGGCCCCGCAGCGTGCCGGCCGCGCGGCGCAGGGCCGCCCGCCCACGGCCTCCCGGCGCTCCGACCGCGTGAAGCGCGCCCTGGACGTGGTGCTCAGCGCCGCAGGGCTCGTCGTCGGCGCGCCGCTGCTGCTGCCGGCGATGCTCGCGGTGCGCGCCACCATGGGCCCGCCGGCGCTGTTCCGGCAGCTGCGCCCGGGACTGGGCGGCCGGCCCTTCGAGCTGGTGAAGCTGCGCACCATGCGCCCCCCGCGTCCCGGGGAGGACGGCGTGGACTCGGGCTCGGACGCGGCGCGCCTCACCCGGCTCGGCGCGCTGCTGCGCCGCGCGAGCATCGACGAGCTGCCCACCCTGCTCAACGTGCTGCGCGGGGACATGAGCCTGGTGGGCCCGCGCCCCCTGCTGATGCACTACCTGCCGCGCTACAGCCCCGAGCAGGCGCGCCGCCACGAGGTGAAGCCGGGCATCACCGGGCTCGCGCAGGTGCTGGGGCGCAACGCGCTCTCCTGGGAGGAGAAGCTCGCGCTCGACGTGCGCTACGTGGAGGAGCGCAGCCTGTGGCTCGACCTGAAGATCCTCGCCCTCACCGTGCGCACCGTGCTGCGCCGCGACGGCGTGAGCCACGAGGGCCACGTCACCATGCCCGAGTTCCTGGGCACCGCGGCGGGCGCCGCGCGCCTTCACTGA
- a CDS encoding glycosyltransferase, which yields MKLTVTLEHRFQRTPDGAVWTGTAFAYAFWRRYLRGFERVRVVARVHEVAQVAADAKRADGEGVEVYAVPAYVGPLQYLRRSRQVKRAVRAAVEDAEAVILRVPSTLGGIAARALRRRGAAYAVEVVGDPYEVFAPGAVRHPLSPLLRRTSPRSLRRRCRHAAAGAYVTRTVLQQRYPCGGPSLGVSDVELPPAAFVPQPRTYARAPSPLRLVTVGSLEQLYKGTDVLIDAVAACVRGGMDLRLTIVGDGRHRGELEARAARASLQAHVTFAGQLSGGERVRACLDAADVFVLPSRTEGLPRALLEAMARALPCLGSRVGGIPELLAEEDLVPPGDAEALAARFAACGSDPAWLARSSARNLEVARTYRDEALSALRDEFLALVAASALSPRANGSRLQRASTS from the coding sequence ATGAAGCTCACGGTCACGCTCGAGCACCGCTTCCAGCGCACGCCGGACGGGGCGGTGTGGACGGGGACGGCCTTCGCGTACGCCTTCTGGCGCCGCTACCTGCGCGGCTTCGAGCGCGTGCGGGTGGTGGCGCGCGTGCACGAGGTCGCGCAGGTGGCGGCGGATGCGAAGCGCGCGGACGGGGAGGGCGTGGAGGTGTATGCGGTGCCTGCGTACGTCGGGCCGCTGCAGTACCTGCGGCGCTCGCGCCAGGTGAAGCGCGCGGTGCGCGCGGCGGTGGAGGACGCGGAGGCGGTCATCTTGCGCGTCCCGTCCACCCTCGGCGGCATCGCCGCGCGGGCGCTGCGGCGGCGCGGCGCAGCCTACGCGGTGGAGGTGGTGGGCGACCCCTACGAGGTCTTCGCGCCCGGCGCGGTCCGCCACCCCCTCTCCCCCCTGCTGCGCCGGACCTCCCCGCGCAGCCTGCGCAGGCGCTGCCGCCACGCGGCCGCCGGCGCCTACGTCACGCGCACCGTGCTCCAGCAGCGCTACCCCTGCGGCGGGCCCAGCCTGGGGGTCTCGGACGTGGAGCTGCCCCCGGCCGCCTTCGTGCCGCAGCCGCGGACCTACGCCCGGGCGCCCTCGCCGCTGCGGCTCGTCACCGTGGGCTCGCTCGAGCAGCTCTACAAGGGCACCGACGTGCTCATCGACGCCGTGGCCGCGTGCGTGCGCGGCGGCATGGACCTGCGGCTGACCATCGTGGGGGACGGGCGGCACCGGGGCGAGCTGGAGGCGCGCGCGGCGCGCGCCTCCCTGCAGGCGCACGTCACCTTCGCGGGGCAGCTCTCCGGGGGCGAGCGCGTGCGCGCGTGCCTCGACGCGGCGGACGTCTTCGTCCTCCCGTCGCGCACGGAGGGCCTGCCGCGCGCGCTGCTCGAGGCCATGGCGCGCGCACTGCCCTGCCTGGGCTCGCGCGTCGGCGGCATCCCGGAGCTGCTCGCCGAGGAGGACCTCGTCCCGCCCGGGGACGCGGAGGCCCTGGCGGCGCGCTTCGCCGCGTGCGGGAGCGACCCCGCGTGGCTCGCGCGCAGCAGCGCCCGCAACCTGGAGGTGGCGCGCACCTACCGGGACGAGGCCCTCTCGGCGCTGCGCGACGAGTTCCTCGCGCTCGTCGCCGCCAGCGCGCTCTCCCCCCGAGCCAATGGCTCCCGCCTGCAGCGGGCCTCAACTTCTTGA
- a CDS encoding DegT/DnrJ/EryC1/StrS aminotransferase family protein, with protein sequence MPPRLHLSPPHLGPHERGLVSDALESNWVAPLGPHVEAFQEEFAQAVGAPHALALSSGTAALHLALEGVGVGPGDEVVVSTLTFAASVNPIRYLGARPFFVDSEPGSWNMDPALLAELLQERARAGRLPRAVVLVHLYGQCADLDPIAEACERHGVALVEDAAEALGSSYRGRPAGTRGRVGVFSFNGNKIITTSGGGMLVSADGALVRRALKLSTQAREPAAHYEHTEVGYNYRLSNVLAAIGRGQLRVLEERVEARRRNFARYAEALGDLPGLAFMPEAPWGRHTRWLTTLTLDPARAGADREAVRLALERENIEARPVWKPMHLQPVFSGCGVKGGAVSEALFRDGLCLPSGSSLTPEEVARVAGLVRAAVPGRAGRARTPARALPGSPPA encoded by the coding sequence ATGCCCCCGCGCCTGCACCTCTCCCCGCCCCACCTGGGTCCGCACGAGCGCGGGCTGGTGAGCGATGCGCTGGAGAGCAACTGGGTGGCGCCGCTCGGCCCGCACGTGGAGGCCTTCCAGGAGGAGTTTGCGCAGGCCGTGGGCGCACCGCACGCGCTCGCCCTGAGCTCGGGCACCGCCGCGCTGCACCTCGCCCTGGAGGGGGTGGGGGTGGGCCCGGGGGACGAGGTGGTGGTGAGCACGCTCACCTTCGCCGCGAGCGTGAACCCCATCCGCTACCTGGGCGCGCGCCCCTTCTTCGTCGACAGCGAGCCGGGCTCCTGGAACATGGACCCCGCCCTGCTCGCGGAGCTGCTGCAGGAGCGCGCGCGCGCCGGGAGGCTGCCGCGCGCGGTGGTGCTCGTGCACCTGTACGGGCAGTGCGCGGACCTGGACCCCATCGCCGAGGCCTGCGAGCGCCACGGGGTGGCGCTCGTGGAGGACGCGGCCGAGGCGCTGGGCAGCAGCTACCGCGGGCGCCCGGCGGGCACGCGCGGCCGGGTGGGCGTCTTCTCCTTCAACGGCAACAAGATCATCACCACCTCGGGGGGCGGCATGCTCGTCTCCGCGGACGGGGCCCTGGTGCGCCGCGCGCTGAAGCTCAGCACCCAGGCGCGCGAGCCCGCCGCGCACTACGAGCACACCGAGGTGGGCTACAACTACCGGCTGAGCAACGTGCTCGCGGCGATCGGCCGCGGCCAGCTGCGCGTTCTCGAGGAGCGGGTGGAGGCGCGGCGGCGCAACTTCGCCCGCTACGCCGAGGCGCTCGGGGACCTGCCCGGGCTCGCCTTCATGCCCGAGGCCCCCTGGGGCCGGCACACCCGCTGGCTCACCACCCTCACCCTGGACCCGGCGCGCGCCGGCGCGGACCGCGAGGCGGTGCGCCTCGCGCTCGAGCGCGAGAACATCGAGGCGCGGCCCGTCTGGAAGCCCATGCACCTGCAGCCGGTGTTCTCGGGCTGCGGGGTCAAGGGCGGCGCCGTCTCGGAGGCGCTGTTCCGCGACGGGCTCTGCCTCCCCTCCGGCTCCAGCCTCACGCCGGAAGAGGTGGCGCGGGTCGCAGGGCTCGTGCGGGCCGCGGTGCCGGGGCGCGCGGGGCGAGCCCGTACGCCTGCTCGAGCCCTGCCCGGCTCGCCTCCAGCGTGA
- the wzy gene encoding O-antigen polysaccharide polymerase Wzy: MRLLIPLAALVAGLLLLLAAANPGLVPEGVQVPLVLGVWGLALPVVFWAGGRTLLCAPGGYLVILGLFHLGYVVPVWLGQPPGEFSEWLSSEWLGPALLLCGAAFAFLAAGCAAAALRSPALPGEAPAALEPDGRMFWAGALLAGGGFALALRSFWQLGLATAGYGESYALRAAEDPRGFGVGLMFLLMGTLLGAAGATLRQLKVLSLGFVLGMTPFFVFGFRGPFLVYAFALLCVWRQRSPRAARRIALMGAAVVMVAVPAVRIARTEAKASMGEAAQRARATDFFTEAGGSLQPLVATVEALEADDVPEWKGRSYVMAAALVVPNLSFDWSPKQLELQDQPPAQWISRRENPWLFERGGGIGYSGIAEPYLNFGTAGLAVWFLAAGYALTVLEQKSRQGTFWLARSALVLAPLLWTARNDMTNFVRPAVWACLLVGALAWLRPRPARLAVVPREGPYPEVHREPHPELHR; the protein is encoded by the coding sequence ATGCGACTGCTCATCCCTCTCGCCGCACTGGTCGCCGGGCTGCTGCTCCTGCTGGCGGCAGCCAACCCGGGGCTGGTGCCCGAGGGAGTGCAGGTGCCGCTGGTGCTCGGGGTGTGGGGGCTCGCGCTCCCGGTGGTGTTCTGGGCCGGGGGCCGCACGCTGCTCTGCGCGCCGGGCGGCTACCTCGTCATCCTCGGGCTCTTCCACCTGGGCTACGTGGTGCCGGTGTGGCTGGGGCAGCCGCCCGGGGAGTTCTCGGAGTGGCTGTCCTCGGAGTGGCTCGGGCCCGCGCTGCTGCTGTGCGGCGCGGCCTTCGCCTTCCTCGCGGCGGGCTGCGCGGCGGCGGCGCTGCGCTCCCCGGCGCTTCCCGGCGAGGCTCCCGCGGCGCTCGAGCCGGACGGGCGCATGTTCTGGGCGGGCGCGCTCCTGGCGGGGGGGGGCTTCGCGCTCGCGTTGCGGAGCTTCTGGCAGCTGGGGCTCGCCACGGCCGGCTACGGCGAGTCCTACGCGCTGCGCGCCGCGGAGGACCCCCGCGGCTTCGGGGTCGGGCTGATGTTCCTGCTGATGGGCACGCTGCTGGGGGCGGCAGGCGCCACGCTGCGCCAGCTCAAGGTGCTCTCGCTCGGCTTCGTGCTGGGGATGACGCCCTTCTTCGTCTTCGGCTTCCGCGGCCCCTTCCTCGTCTATGCCTTCGCGCTGCTGTGTGTCTGGCGGCAGCGCTCGCCGCGCGCCGCGCGCAGGATTGCCCTGATGGGTGCCGCGGTGGTCATGGTGGCCGTGCCGGCGGTGCGCATCGCGCGCACGGAGGCGAAGGCCTCGATGGGCGAGGCGGCGCAGCGGGCGCGGGCGACGGACTTCTTCACCGAGGCGGGGGGCTCCTTGCAGCCACTGGTGGCCACGGTGGAGGCACTCGAGGCGGACGACGTGCCCGAGTGGAAGGGGCGCTCGTACGTCATGGCCGCGGCGCTGGTGGTGCCCAACCTGTCCTTCGACTGGAGCCCGAAGCAGCTGGAGCTGCAGGACCAGCCCCCCGCCCAGTGGATCTCCCGGCGCGAGAACCCCTGGCTCTTCGAGCGGGGCGGCGGCATCGGCTACTCGGGCATCGCCGAGCCCTACCTCAACTTCGGCACGGCGGGCCTCGCGGTGTGGTTCCTCGCGGCGGGCTACGCGCTCACGGTGCTGGAGCAGAAGTCGCGGCAGGGCACCTTCTGGCTCGCCCGCTCGGCCCTCGTCCTCGCGCCGCTCCTGTGGACGGCGCGCAACGACATGACGAACTTCGTCCGGCCGGCCGTGTGGGCCTGCCTCCTCGTCGGGGCGCTGGCGTGGCTGCGGCCGCGGCCGGCGAGGCTCGCGGTGGTGCCGCGCGAGGGGCCGTACCCGGAGGTCCACCGGGAGCCTCACCCGGAGCTGCACCGATGA
- a CDS encoding nuclear transport factor 2 family protein: MDFDDMYAWVQRYLQARAEGAPGEALALCTPDFSREVVGWPADGGRDAAQRFCQELCAHFQPAQEPAVHCHYLPNALVMDRQLCGCVHGASFGLAGDAREASLRVVQVFEFQDGRLRRETVWLDGEALCRQLGVGCAPERSAPAAAAQAQ; the protein is encoded by the coding sequence ATGGACTTCGACGACATGTACGCATGGGTGCAGCGCTACCTGCAGGCGCGCGCGGAGGGGGCTCCGGGTGAGGCGCTCGCGTTGTGCACCCCGGACTTCTCGCGCGAGGTGGTCGGCTGGCCCGCGGACGGGGGCCGCGACGCGGCGCAGCGCTTCTGCCAGGAGCTGTGCGCGCACTTCCAGCCCGCGCAGGAGCCGGCGGTCCACTGCCACTACCTGCCCAACGCGCTGGTGATGGATCGCCAGCTGTGCGGCTGCGTGCACGGCGCGAGCTTCGGGCTGGCGGGAGACGCGCGGGAGGCGAGCCTGCGGGTGGTGCAGGTCTTCGAGTTCCAGGACGGCCGGCTGCGGCGCGAGACGGTGTGGCTCGACGGCGAGGCGCTGTGCCGCCAGCTGGGGGTGGGGTGCGCGCCGGAGCGCAGCGCCCCGGCGGCGGCCGCCCAGGCTCAGTGA